A stretch of the Pseudomonadota bacterium genome encodes the following:
- a CDS encoding xanthan biosynthesis protein XanB, whose translation LEVIEIQSGSYLGEDDIVRFEDVYDRVQQG comes from the coding sequence CGCTCGAGGTCATCGAGATCCAGTCCGGTAGCTACCTTGGGGAGGACGATATCGTGCGCTTCGAGGACGTATATGACAGGGTACAGCAAGGGTAA